A stretch of Pangasianodon hypophthalmus isolate fPanHyp1 chromosome 9, fPanHyp1.pri, whole genome shotgun sequence DNA encodes these proteins:
- the lsp1a gene encoding non-muscle caldesmon isoform X2 has product MSSAILRRNSSKQGLQNLLRVTAQRSIEDAEEIERERRRRAREALRKDHSITGSAGSPLDSSGPTEESLFESELKPSGSGTLEEDEGFSDWTQRLERGRRIRQEENDPREEDLEVERTMNGGSRREEISSTVLNLQHKGQGEVEEVVDYMPGRKSSEKCMLFGDKTGSLRARETPEWKEELIRVNMRQEEEPRPHVEDKVKEVRKEVKVSYTSKVFLQQDRTPSTNSEDPAGEEVTSHLLKTRKTTRIVGQGLESREQAGASLETEQKLEKFRRSHQEKESQELEQLRQRQAEAEVELEELKKRREERRRVREEEERRKEEEEQQRLAKEEEEKKQMKEDIERRRMEAAERRMKSLNMSSPDGDESFNPLSPKSPTFKREHEERLTAESTCSIMDRTESLNRSLKKSNSFKKTQPPLLLSKIDDKLEQYTHAVESLSKEAKPPKSAALDMPSVPEPVVAKKNLFEAGEAWNQGASKGTPSKDTDGLKVGVADLITQWVKGSPEGGNRYAQSRPCDVKAGDVLQKKNMWEIIGEGSATGRSGQAGKGTSSGKRYKFVVTGHGKYEKISIDDDHYSDYPNGKSRDLCHDDL; this is encoded by the exons ATGTCAAGTGCAATTTTGAGACGAAACTCCAGCAAGCAAGGCTTGCAGAACCTCCTCAG AGTGACGGCTCAGCGCAGTATTGAGGATGCGGAAGAGATTGAGAGGGAGCGACGACGCCGGGCCCGAGAGGCTCTCAGAAAGGATCACAGTATCACCGGATCAGCCGGATCTCCTCTGGACAGCTCTGGACCCACTGAGGAGAGTCT CTTTGAGAGTGAACTGAAACCCAGTGGCTCTGGTACACTGGAAGAGGATGAAGGTTTCAGTGACTGGACTCAGAGGCTGGAGAGGGGCAGACGGATCAGGCAAGAAGAAAATGACCCTAGAGAGGAGGACTTGGAGGTGGAAAGAACCATGAATGGAGGAAGCAGAAGAGAGGAGATTAGCTCCACTGTACTAAATCTACAGCATAAGGGACAAGGCGAAGTGGAAGAAGTGGTGGACTACATGCCAGGGAGGAAGAGCAGTGAGAAGTGCATGTTGTTTGGAGATAAGACAGGTAGCCTTAGGGCCAGAGAGACACCAGAATGGAAGGAAGAATTAATCAGAGTTAACATGAGACAAGAGGAGGAGCCAAGGCCTCATGTGGAGGATAAG GTGAAAGAAGTGAGAAAAGAAGTGAAGGTCTCATATACATCTAAAGTCTTCCTGCAGCAAGATAGAACACCCAGCACCAACAGTGAGGATCCTGCTGgagaggaagtgacatcacatcTGCTCAAAACTAGAAAGACTACAAG GATCGTAGGTCAGGGCTTAGAGTCAAGGGAACAGGCAGGGGCCAGTCTGGAGACAGAGCAGAAGTTGGAGAAGTTTCGGCGGAGCCACCAGGAAAAGGAGAGCCAGGAGCTGGAACAGCTTCGCCAGCGGCAAGCTGAGGCTGAGGTGGAGCTGGAGGAGCTcaagaagaggagagaggaacGCAGAAGAGTGCGTGAGGAGGAGGAGCGCaggaaggaagaggaagagcagCAGCgtctggcaaaggaggag GAGGAAAAGAAGCAGATGAAGGAGGATATTGAGAGGAGAAGGATGGAGGCAGCTGAAAGGAGGATGAAGAGCCTGAATATGTCCTCCCCAGATGGGGATGAGTCATTCAACCCTCTCAGTCCAAAGAGCCCCACTTTCAAG AGAGAGCACGAAGAGAGATTGACAGCTGAAAGTACATGCTCG aTCATGGACAGAACAGAGTCCTTGAATCGGTCCTTAAAGAAAAG CAACAGCTTTAAGAAGACTCAGCCACCGCTACTCCTGTCTAAGATCGATGACAAACTGGAGCAGTACACTCATGCTGTGGAG AGCTTGTCAAAAGAAGCAAAGCCGCCCAAGTCAGCTGCACTGgacatgcccagtgttcctgaacCAGTGGTTGCCAAAAAGAACCTGTTTGAGGCAGGAGAGGCCTGGAACCAGGGCGCATCCAAAGGAACTCCATCAAAG gacaCTGATGGACTGAAGGTAGGTGTGGCTGATCTGATCACTCAGTGGGTAAAAGGAAGCCCAGAGGGCGGCAACAGATACGCACAGTCCAGACCATGT GATGTTAAAGCAGGAGATGTGCTCCAGAAGAAGAACATGTGGGAGATCATAGGCGAAGGATCAGCAACTGGGCGGTCAGGACAAGCAGGGAAG gGCACCTCTTCTGGCAAACGCTACAAGTTTGTTGTGACCGGCCATGGCAAATATGAGAAGATTTCCATTGATGATGACCATTACAGTGACTATCCAAATGGAAAATCAA ggGACCTGTGCCACGATGACTTGTAA
- the lsp1a gene encoding non-muscle caldesmon isoform X1, with protein MSSAILRRNSSKQGLQNLLRVTAQRSIEDAEEIERERRRRAREALRKDHSITGSAGSPLDSSGPTEESLFESELKPSGSGTLEEDEGFSDWTQRLERGRRIRQEENDPREEDLEVERTMNGGSRREEISSTVLNLQHKGQGEVEEVVDYMPGRKSSEKCMLFGDKTGSLRARETPEWKEELIRVNMRQEEEPRPHVEDKVKEVRKEVKVSYTSKVFLQQDRTPSTNSEDPAGEEVTSHLLKTRKTTSRIVGQGLESREQAGASLETEQKLEKFRRSHQEKESQELEQLRQRQAEAEVELEELKKRREERRRVREEEERRKEEEEQQRLAKEEEEKKQMKEDIERRRMEAAERRMKSLNMSSPDGDESFNPLSPKSPTFKREHEERLTAESTCSIMDRTESLNRSLKKSNSFKKTQPPLLLSKIDDKLEQYTHAVESLSKEAKPPKSAALDMPSVPEPVVAKKNLFEAGEAWNQGASKGTPSKDTDGLKVGVADLITQWVKGSPEGGNRYAQSRPCDVKAGDVLQKKNMWEIIGEGSATGRSGQAGKGTSSGKRYKFVVTGHGKYEKISIDDDHYSDYPNGKSRDLCHDDL; from the exons ATGTCAAGTGCAATTTTGAGACGAAACTCCAGCAAGCAAGGCTTGCAGAACCTCCTCAG AGTGACGGCTCAGCGCAGTATTGAGGATGCGGAAGAGATTGAGAGGGAGCGACGACGCCGGGCCCGAGAGGCTCTCAGAAAGGATCACAGTATCACCGGATCAGCCGGATCTCCTCTGGACAGCTCTGGACCCACTGAGGAGAGTCT CTTTGAGAGTGAACTGAAACCCAGTGGCTCTGGTACACTGGAAGAGGATGAAGGTTTCAGTGACTGGACTCAGAGGCTGGAGAGGGGCAGACGGATCAGGCAAGAAGAAAATGACCCTAGAGAGGAGGACTTGGAGGTGGAAAGAACCATGAATGGAGGAAGCAGAAGAGAGGAGATTAGCTCCACTGTACTAAATCTACAGCATAAGGGACAAGGCGAAGTGGAAGAAGTGGTGGACTACATGCCAGGGAGGAAGAGCAGTGAGAAGTGCATGTTGTTTGGAGATAAGACAGGTAGCCTTAGGGCCAGAGAGACACCAGAATGGAAGGAAGAATTAATCAGAGTTAACATGAGACAAGAGGAGGAGCCAAGGCCTCATGTGGAGGATAAG GTGAAAGAAGTGAGAAAAGAAGTGAAGGTCTCATATACATCTAAAGTCTTCCTGCAGCAAGATAGAACACCCAGCACCAACAGTGAGGATCCTGCTGgagaggaagtgacatcacatcTGCTCAAAACTAGAAAGACTACAAG CAGGATCGTAGGTCAGGGCTTAGAGTCAAGGGAACAGGCAGGGGCCAGTCTGGAGACAGAGCAGAAGTTGGAGAAGTTTCGGCGGAGCCACCAGGAAAAGGAGAGCCAGGAGCTGGAACAGCTTCGCCAGCGGCAAGCTGAGGCTGAGGTGGAGCTGGAGGAGCTcaagaagaggagagaggaacGCAGAAGAGTGCGTGAGGAGGAGGAGCGCaggaaggaagaggaagagcagCAGCgtctggcaaaggaggag GAGGAAAAGAAGCAGATGAAGGAGGATATTGAGAGGAGAAGGATGGAGGCAGCTGAAAGGAGGATGAAGAGCCTGAATATGTCCTCCCCAGATGGGGATGAGTCATTCAACCCTCTCAGTCCAAAGAGCCCCACTTTCAAG AGAGAGCACGAAGAGAGATTGACAGCTGAAAGTACATGCTCG aTCATGGACAGAACAGAGTCCTTGAATCGGTCCTTAAAGAAAAG CAACAGCTTTAAGAAGACTCAGCCACCGCTACTCCTGTCTAAGATCGATGACAAACTGGAGCAGTACACTCATGCTGTGGAG AGCTTGTCAAAAGAAGCAAAGCCGCCCAAGTCAGCTGCACTGgacatgcccagtgttcctgaacCAGTGGTTGCCAAAAAGAACCTGTTTGAGGCAGGAGAGGCCTGGAACCAGGGCGCATCCAAAGGAACTCCATCAAAG gacaCTGATGGACTGAAGGTAGGTGTGGCTGATCTGATCACTCAGTGGGTAAAAGGAAGCCCAGAGGGCGGCAACAGATACGCACAGTCCAGACCATGT GATGTTAAAGCAGGAGATGTGCTCCAGAAGAAGAACATGTGGGAGATCATAGGCGAAGGATCAGCAACTGGGCGGTCAGGACAAGCAGGGAAG gGCACCTCTTCTGGCAAACGCTACAAGTTTGTTGTGACCGGCCATGGCAAATATGAGAAGATTTCCATTGATGATGACCATTACAGTGACTATCCAAATGGAAAATCAA ggGACCTGTGCCACGATGACTTGTAA
- the lsp1a gene encoding non-muscle caldesmon isoform X3 produces the protein MSSAILRRNSSKQGLQNLLRVTAQRSIEDAEEIERERRRRAREALRKDHSITGSAGSPLDSSGPTEESLFESELKPSGSGTLEEDEGFSDWTQRLERGRRIRQEENDPREEDLEVERTMNGGSRREEISSTVLNLQHKGQGEVEEVVDYMPGRKSSEKCMLFGDKTGSLRARETPEWKEELIRVNMRQEEEPRPHVEDKVKEVRKEVKVSYTSKVFLQQDRTPSTNSEDPAGEEVTSHLLKTRKTTSRIVGQGLESREQAGASLETEQKLEKFRRSHQEKESQELEQLRQRQAEAEVELEELKKRREERRRVREEEERRKEEEEQQRLAKEEEEKKQMKEDIERRRMEAAERRMKSLNMSSPDGDESFNPLSPKSPTFKIMDRTESLNRSLKKSNSFKKTQPPLLLSKIDDKLEQYTHAVESLSKEAKPPKSAALDMPSVPEPVVAKKNLFEAGEAWNQGASKGTPSKDTDGLKVGVADLITQWVKGSPEGGNRYAQSRPCDVKAGDVLQKKNMWEIIGEGSATGRSGQAGKGTSSGKRYKFVVTGHGKYEKISIDDDHYSDYPNGKSRDLCHDDL, from the exons ATGTCAAGTGCAATTTTGAGACGAAACTCCAGCAAGCAAGGCTTGCAGAACCTCCTCAG AGTGACGGCTCAGCGCAGTATTGAGGATGCGGAAGAGATTGAGAGGGAGCGACGACGCCGGGCCCGAGAGGCTCTCAGAAAGGATCACAGTATCACCGGATCAGCCGGATCTCCTCTGGACAGCTCTGGACCCACTGAGGAGAGTCT CTTTGAGAGTGAACTGAAACCCAGTGGCTCTGGTACACTGGAAGAGGATGAAGGTTTCAGTGACTGGACTCAGAGGCTGGAGAGGGGCAGACGGATCAGGCAAGAAGAAAATGACCCTAGAGAGGAGGACTTGGAGGTGGAAAGAACCATGAATGGAGGAAGCAGAAGAGAGGAGATTAGCTCCACTGTACTAAATCTACAGCATAAGGGACAAGGCGAAGTGGAAGAAGTGGTGGACTACATGCCAGGGAGGAAGAGCAGTGAGAAGTGCATGTTGTTTGGAGATAAGACAGGTAGCCTTAGGGCCAGAGAGACACCAGAATGGAAGGAAGAATTAATCAGAGTTAACATGAGACAAGAGGAGGAGCCAAGGCCTCATGTGGAGGATAAG GTGAAAGAAGTGAGAAAAGAAGTGAAGGTCTCATATACATCTAAAGTCTTCCTGCAGCAAGATAGAACACCCAGCACCAACAGTGAGGATCCTGCTGgagaggaagtgacatcacatcTGCTCAAAACTAGAAAGACTACAAG CAGGATCGTAGGTCAGGGCTTAGAGTCAAGGGAACAGGCAGGGGCCAGTCTGGAGACAGAGCAGAAGTTGGAGAAGTTTCGGCGGAGCCACCAGGAAAAGGAGAGCCAGGAGCTGGAACAGCTTCGCCAGCGGCAAGCTGAGGCTGAGGTGGAGCTGGAGGAGCTcaagaagaggagagaggaacGCAGAAGAGTGCGTGAGGAGGAGGAGCGCaggaaggaagaggaagagcagCAGCgtctggcaaaggaggag GAGGAAAAGAAGCAGATGAAGGAGGATATTGAGAGGAGAAGGATGGAGGCAGCTGAAAGGAGGATGAAGAGCCTGAATATGTCCTCCCCAGATGGGGATGAGTCATTCAACCCTCTCAGTCCAAAGAGCCCCACTTTCAAG aTCATGGACAGAACAGAGTCCTTGAATCGGTCCTTAAAGAAAAG CAACAGCTTTAAGAAGACTCAGCCACCGCTACTCCTGTCTAAGATCGATGACAAACTGGAGCAGTACACTCATGCTGTGGAG AGCTTGTCAAAAGAAGCAAAGCCGCCCAAGTCAGCTGCACTGgacatgcccagtgttcctgaacCAGTGGTTGCCAAAAAGAACCTGTTTGAGGCAGGAGAGGCCTGGAACCAGGGCGCATCCAAAGGAACTCCATCAAAG gacaCTGATGGACTGAAGGTAGGTGTGGCTGATCTGATCACTCAGTGGGTAAAAGGAAGCCCAGAGGGCGGCAACAGATACGCACAGTCCAGACCATGT GATGTTAAAGCAGGAGATGTGCTCCAGAAGAAGAACATGTGGGAGATCATAGGCGAAGGATCAGCAACTGGGCGGTCAGGACAAGCAGGGAAG gGCACCTCTTCTGGCAAACGCTACAAGTTTGTTGTGACCGGCCATGGCAAATATGAGAAGATTTCCATTGATGATGACCATTACAGTGACTATCCAAATGGAAAATCAA ggGACCTGTGCCACGATGACTTGTAA
- the prr33 gene encoding mucin-2 isoform X1, protein MAVNIRNVAQAGLLSQQYPPPLLPKPGKENVRLQKLLKKSAKKKTAAQASQTPAPFRSCLSPVTEASPDLEYSDHSTPPKTPETPIYGGTLHPRFNIRPLYQHSPSPYPHQGSSSYITPARFSPQPYVTPHHSATLFSYTTPPTPAGAPLVTSYTATSITVTSVTTTTEIIQPTATIPVFVSAKQTNNVLATPTFIISKAASPQPTSKPMFDVPQITNYTSQTATLKTSQYTSSPTMQRSRTPISEVLRAPTPTFEVRRIVTPTSELKRDKTPTREIKRVITPTSEIKSGVAPITEIKRDVTPTTEIKRSVTPITEIKRSVTPITEIKRSVTPITEIKRDVTPTTEIKRDVTPTTEIKRDVTPTTEIKRGVTPTTEIKRGVTPTTEMISDTTPISEIKTVTTPFLEVKRDTTPTSEIKSDVTVMTETRRGRTLTRTRTPTFDLSPSKTPSGRPKTPSYHVSPARTPVLEISRPNPLLFAVCPVYMEGRRSKTPTSSLVGPSDEIPQETEKPKQNNLSESIQNGEVHIKPSETSEARLSSEKPRETELSKPKVTVQDASKTTQTTESQSSKTSVHEGPKPLTPIVEHQSPKSPNSQFSEPVKPLLGYQKPTVPPFAGQRPRTPTSKSKSKYYGLTPAEYVAYGGIQSYTPAFGITRSLSPATVEYKSQEQETHVPALKEKPESPKTPVDKVSPSITAAIENGTPVAPIAEVSEAKMPIVEAELKLERSTSERMETKEETTGVPGVKIPTIVVSKVDTPPSEALVTVTTIPVTQRVRTPTYGISKPKTVPSVSLKETTKPETQSTPPSVKAVKAVKPDQNADKSSKPTKISAMSQKTPEPRMSLLERIKEQKSLSAPPTKAPEMPVTETTEDKPLVKPKDDQKDKVKPGEDILSTPKESIPKDAKPAVENEEDSILPTTEPILKAFQKPKGKSKLSGWSRLKKHMVVEVEEPKFPVSEPELKKDALDGTAQKTSEQETQGKETDKTSEKESNDAPRAAKMWDAILFQMFSTKESIMQQIETNKTDEQKKEEATSDKPKEIPAFAHRLPVLLYSPRFDARRLKEAASRPVTKIATVFEMGLIGRKNKDEEPKDFNRTAKGFSTSKTTNV, encoded by the coding sequence ATGGCTGTAAATATCCGCAACGTTGCCCAAGCAGGCCTGCTTTCCCAGCAGTACCCACCCCCCCTACTTCCTAAACCTGGAAAGGAAAATGTCCGGCTCCAGAAGTTACTTAAGAAAAGTGCCAAGAAAAAAACTGCTGCCCAGGCTTCCCAGACACCAGCCCCTTTCCGCTCATGCCTCTCTCCAGTAACTGAGGCTAGTCCTGACCTGGAGTACAGTGACCACTCAACCCCACCCAAGACACCAGAAACACCAATCTATGGAGGTACACTGCACCCACGGTTCAACATCAGGCCACTGTATCAGCATTCACCATCCCCTTACCCTCATCAGGGCAGCAGTTCATACATCACACCAGCAAGGTTCTCCCCACAGCCCTATGTTACACCACACCATTCAGCGACACTATTTTCATACACAACTCCTCCCACTCCTGCTGGTGCACCATTAGTTACTTCCTATACAGCAACATCTATAACTGTTACATCTGTAACTACCACAACTGAGATAATCCAGCCTACTGCTACAATACCAGTTTTTGTAtcagcaaagcaaacaaataatGTGCTGGCTACACCCACTTTTATCATCTCTAAAGCTGCAAGTCCTCAGCCAACCTCAAAACCTATGTTTGATGTTCcccaaattacaaattacacttCTCagacagcaacattaaaaactTCTCAATATACATCTTCACCAACAATGCAAAGGAGTAGAACACCGATTTCTGAGGTGCTGCGAGCTCCGACACCAACATTTGAAGTTagaaggattgtcacaccaacCTCAGAATTAAAGAGAGATAAAACACCAACTAGAGAAATCAAAAGGGTCATAACACCTACATCTGAAATTAAAAGTGGTGTAGCACctataactgaaattaaaagGGATGTAACACCTACAACTGAAATTAAGAGGAGTGTAACACctataactgaaattaaaagGAGTGTAACACctataactgaaattaaaagGAGTGTAACACctataactgaaattaaaagGGATGTAACACCTACAACTGAAATTAAAAGGGATGTAACACCTACAACTGAAATTAAAAGGGATGTAACACCTACAACTGAAATTAAAAGGGGTGTAACACCTACAACTGAAATTAAAAGGGGTGTAACACCTACAACTGAAATGATAAGTGACACAACCccaatttctgaaataaagaCTGTGACTACTCCATTTTTAGAGGTTAAGAGAGATACTACACCAACATCTGAGATAAAAAGTGATGTAACAGTTATGACTGAGACAAGAAGGGGCAGAACGCTGACAAGAACAAGGACACCAACATTTGATCTTTCACCATCAAAAACTCCATCAGGGCGGCCAAAGACACCGTCATATCATGTTTCACCTGCTAGGACACCTGTTTTAGAAATTTCAAGACCCAACCCACTTTTATTTGCTGTCTGTCCTGTGTATATGGAGGGCAGAAGATCCAAAACACCAACTTCAAGTTTAGTTGGGCCAAGCGATGAAATTCCTCAAGAAACTGAGAAACCAAAGCAAAATAATCTTTCAGAATCCATACAAAATGGTGAGGTCCATATCAAACCATCTGAAACTTCAGAAGCTAGACTGTCTTCTGAAAAGCCCAGAGAAACTGAGTTGTCAAAGCCAAAGGTCACAGTACAAGATGCTTCAAAGACTACACAGACCACTGAATCCCAAAGCTCAAAGACCAGTGTACATGAAGGTCCTAAACCTCTAACTCCTATAGTTGAACATCAAAGTCCCAAATCACCAAACTCTCAGTTTTCTGAACCTGTTAAACCCTTACTGGGGTATCAAAAACCAACTGTACCTCCATTTGCAGGTCAAAGGCCAAGAACACCAACATCAAAATCCAAATCAAAATATTATGGTTTAACCCCAGCTGAATATGTTGCTTATGGGGGAATACAAAGTTATACACCTGCATTTGGTATCACTAGATCTCTATCACCGGCCACTGTAGAATATAAATctcaagaacaggaaacacatGTACCTGCTTTGAAAGAGAAGCCAGAGAGTCCCAAGACACCTGTGGATAAAGTGTCACCATCCATTACTGCTGCTATTGAAAATGGAACTCCTGTTGCCCCAATTGCTGAAGTCTCAGAGGCGAAAATGCCAATAGTAGAAGCAGAGCTAAAACTGGAGCGATCTACATCAGAGAGAATGGAAACAAAGGAAGAAACCACTGGAGTTCCTGGAGTTAAAATTCCAACTATTGTTGTATCTAAAGTTGACACACCACCTTCAGAGGCTCTCGTGACAGTGACCACTATTCCTGTTACACAAAGAGTTAGGACTCCGACATATGGCATATCTAAACCAAAGACAGTGCCATCTGTATCTTTAAAGGAAACTACTAAACCTGAAACTCAGTCAACACCACCATCTGTAAAAGCTGTAAAAGCTGTAAAACCTGACCAAAATGCAGATAAAAGCTCAAAGCCAACAAAAATAAGCGCAATGTCACAGAAGACACCAGAGCCTCGTATGTCTTTACTGGAGAGgattaaagaacaaaaatctTTATCTGCCCCTCCAACAAAGGCTCCTGAAATGCCTGTGACTGAAACAACAGAAGATAAGCCTCTGGTCAAGCCAAAGGATGACCAGAAGGACAAAGTTAAACCTGGTGAAGATATTTTATCAACACCAAAAGAGAGCATACCAAAAGATGCTAAGCCTGCAGTCGAAAATGAGGAGGACAGCATCCTCCCAACTACAGAGCCTATCCTAAAGGCCTTTCAGAAACCAAAAGGCAAGTCAAAACTCAGTGGCTGGTCTCGTCTCAAGAAACACATGGTGGTGGAGGTAGAGGAACCCAAGTTTCCTGTTTCTGAGCCAGAACTGAAGAAAGATGCCCTTGATGGAACTGCTCAGAAAACAAGTGAGCAGGAAACCCAAGGCAAAGAAACAGATAAGACTAGTGAAAAAGAGAGTAACGATGCCCCAAGGGCTGCAAAAATGTGGGATGCTATCCTCTTCCAAATGTTTTCAACCAAAGAGAGTATCATGCAACAGATTGAAACCAACAAAACTGATgagcaaaagaaagaagaggCTACATCAGATAAACCGAAAGAAATTCCTGCATTTGCACATCGCCTTCCAGTTCTCCTTTACAGTCCTCGATTTGATGCCAGGAGACTGAAAGAGGCAGCTTCACGACCAGTGACAAAGATTGCAACAGTGTTTGAGATGGGTCTCATAGGCCGcaaaaataaagatgaagaaCCGAAAGACTTTAACAGAACAGCCAAAGGGTTCTCTACTTCAAAAACTACTAATGTCTAG
- the prr33 gene encoding cell surface glycoprotein 1 isoform X2, with product MAVNIRNVAQAGLLSQQYPPPLLPKPGKENVRLQKLLKKSAKKKTAAQASQTPAPFRSCLSPVTEASPDLEYSDHSTPPKTPETPIYGEVKRDTTPTSEIKSDVTVMTETRRGRTLTRTRTPTFDLSPSKTPSGRPKTPSYHVSPARTPVLEISRPNPLLFAVCPVYMEGRRSKTPTSSLVGPSDEIPQETEKPKQNNLSESIQNGEVHIKPSETSEARLSSEKPRETELSKPKVTVQDASKTTQTTESQSSKTSVHEGPKPLTPIVEHQSPKSPNSQFSEPVKPLLGYQKPTVPPFAGQRPRTPTSKSKSKYYGLTPAEYVAYGGIQSYTPAFGITRSLSPATVEYKSQEQETHVPALKEKPESPKTPVDKVSPSITAAIENGTPVAPIAEVSEAKMPIVEAELKLERSTSERMETKEETTGVPGVKIPTIVVSKVDTPPSEALVTVTTIPVTQRVRTPTYGISKPKTVPSVSLKETTKPETQSTPPSVKAVKAVKPDQNADKSSKPTKISAMSQKTPEPRMSLLERIKEQKSLSAPPTKAPEMPVTETTEDKPLVKPKDDQKDKVKPGEDILSTPKESIPKDAKPAVENEEDSILPTTEPILKAFQKPKGKSKLSGWSRLKKHMVVEVEEPKFPVSEPELKKDALDGTAQKTSEQETQGKETDKTSEKESNDAPRAAKMWDAILFQMFSTKESIMQQIETNKTDEQKKEEATSDKPKEIPAFAHRLPVLLYSPRFDARRLKEAASRPVTKIATVFEMGLIGRKNKDEEPKDFNRTAKGFSTSKTTNV from the exons ATGGCTGTAAATATCCGCAACGTTGCCCAAGCAGGCCTGCTTTCCCAGCAGTACCCACCCCCCCTACTTCCTAAACCTGGAAAGGAAAATGTCCGGCTCCAGAAGTTACTTAAGAAAAGTGCCAAGAAAAAAACTGCTGCCCAGGCTTCCCAGACACCAGCCCCTTTCCGCTCATGCCTCTCTCCAGTAACTGAGGCTAGTCCTGACCTGGAGTACAGTGACCACTCAACCCCACCCAAGACACCAGAAACACCAATCTATGGAG AGGTTAAGAGAGATACTACACCAACATCTGAGATAAAAAGTGATGTAACAGTTATGACTGAGACAAGAAGGGGCAGAACGCTGACAAGAACAAGGACACCAACATTTGATCTTTCACCATCAAAAACTCCATCAGGGCGGCCAAAGACACCGTCATATCATGTTTCACCTGCTAGGACACCTGTTTTAGAAATTTCAAGACCCAACCCACTTTTATTTGCTGTCTGTCCTGTGTATATGGAGGGCAGAAGATCCAAAACACCAACTTCAAGTTTAGTTGGGCCAAGCGATGAAATTCCTCAAGAAACTGAGAAACCAAAGCAAAATAATCTTTCAGAATCCATACAAAATGGTGAGGTCCATATCAAACCATCTGAAACTTCAGAAGCTAGACTGTCTTCTGAAAAGCCCAGAGAAACTGAGTTGTCAAAGCCAAAGGTCACAGTACAAGATGCTTCAAAGACTACACAGACCACTGAATCCCAAAGCTCAAAGACCAGTGTACATGAAGGTCCTAAACCTCTAACTCCTATAGTTGAACATCAAAGTCCCAAATCACCAAACTCTCAGTTTTCTGAACCTGTTAAACCCTTACTGGGGTATCAAAAACCAACTGTACCTCCATTTGCAGGTCAAAGGCCAAGAACACCAACATCAAAATCCAAATCAAAATATTATGGTTTAACCCCAGCTGAATATGTTGCTTATGGGGGAATACAAAGTTATACACCTGCATTTGGTATCACTAGATCTCTATCACCGGCCACTGTAGAATATAAATctcaagaacaggaaacacatGTACCTGCTTTGAAAGAGAAGCCAGAGAGTCCCAAGACACCTGTGGATAAAGTGTCACCATCCATTACTGCTGCTATTGAAAATGGAACTCCTGTTGCCCCAATTGCTGAAGTCTCAGAGGCGAAAATGCCAATAGTAGAAGCAGAGCTAAAACTGGAGCGATCTACATCAGAGAGAATGGAAACAAAGGAAGAAACCACTGGAGTTCCTGGAGTTAAAATTCCAACTATTGTTGTATCTAAAGTTGACACACCACCTTCAGAGGCTCTCGTGACAGTGACCACTATTCCTGTTACACAAAGAGTTAGGACTCCGACATATGGCATATCTAAACCAAAGACAGTGCCATCTGTATCTTTAAAGGAAACTACTAAACCTGAAACTCAGTCAACACCACCATCTGTAAAAGCTGTAAAAGCTGTAAAACCTGACCAAAATGCAGATAAAAGCTCAAAGCCAACAAAAATAAGCGCAATGTCACAGAAGACACCAGAGCCTCGTATGTCTTTACTGGAGAGgattaaagaacaaaaatctTTATCTGCCCCTCCAACAAAGGCTCCTGAAATGCCTGTGACTGAAACAACAGAAGATAAGCCTCTGGTCAAGCCAAAGGATGACCAGAAGGACAAAGTTAAACCTGGTGAAGATATTTTATCAACACCAAAAGAGAGCATACCAAAAGATGCTAAGCCTGCAGTCGAAAATGAGGAGGACAGCATCCTCCCAACTACAGAGCCTATCCTAAAGGCCTTTCAGAAACCAAAAGGCAAGTCAAAACTCAGTGGCTGGTCTCGTCTCAAGAAACACATGGTGGTGGAGGTAGAGGAACCCAAGTTTCCTGTTTCTGAGCCAGAACTGAAGAAAGATGCCCTTGATGGAACTGCTCAGAAAACAAGTGAGCAGGAAACCCAAGGCAAAGAAACAGATAAGACTAGTGAAAAAGAGAGTAACGATGCCCCAAGGGCTGCAAAAATGTGGGATGCTATCCTCTTCCAAATGTTTTCAACCAAAGAGAGTATCATGCAACAGATTGAAACCAACAAAACTGATgagcaaaagaaagaagaggCTACATCAGATAAACCGAAAGAAATTCCTGCATTTGCACATCGCCTTCCAGTTCTCCTTTACAGTCCTCGATTTGATGCCAGGAGACTGAAAGAGGCAGCTTCACGACCAGTGACAAAGATTGCAACAGTGTTTGAGATGGGTCTCATAGGCCGcaaaaataaagatgaagaaCCGAAAGACTTTAACAGAACAGCCAAAGGGTTCTCTACTTCAAAAACTACTAATGTCTAG